From the genome of Spirosomataceae bacterium TFI 002, one region includes:
- a CDS encoding aconitase: MASKVFDLDMIKEVYAKLPEKIAAARKAVGKPLTLSEKILYTHLWDGKAQEAFERGKSYVDFAPDRVAMQDATAQMALLQFMQAKKKKVAVPTTAHADHLILAKLGAEKDLQDSVNKNNEVFNFLSSVCDKYGIGFWKPGAGIIHQVVLENYAFPGGMMIGTDSHTVNAGGLGMVAIGVGGADAVDVMAGMAWELKFPKLIGIKLTGKLSGWTSPKDVILKVAGILTVKGGTGAIVEYFGDGATSISCTGKGTICNMGAEIGATTSTFGYDESMERYLRATDRNEVADAANVVKEHLTGDPEVYANPEQYFDEVIEIDLNTLMPHINGPFTPDLDTPVSEMAVRAQKEGWPTKVEWGLIGSCTNSSYEDLSRAASIAKQAVDKGLKTKAKFGINPGSETVRFTADRDGILEVFTNLDATIFTNACGPCIGQWERVGEDKTAKNTIVHSFNRNFAKRADGNPNTHAFVTSPEMVAAIAISGNLGFNPLKDKLINDKGEEVMLDEPTGLELPPKGFSVGDNGFQAPAEDGSGIIVKVSPESDRLQLLTPFEPWDGKNIEGAKLLIKAFGKCTTDHISMAGPWLKYRGHLDNISNNCLIGAVNAYSKETNTVKNQLTNEFGEVPATARAYKAAGIPSIVVGDHNYGEGSSREHAAMEPRHLGVKAVIVKSFARIHETNLKKQGMLGLTFATESDYDLILENDTFNFIDLVDFAPGKQLTLEVVHADGSKDLVKLNHTYNEAQIDWYRAGSALNLIARQNS; encoded by the coding sequence ATGGCTTCAAAAGTTTTTGATTTAGATATGATCAAAGAAGTTTATGCAAAACTTCCAGAAAAAATTGCAGCAGCTCGTAAAGCGGTTGGAAAACCACTTACCTTATCCGAAAAAATATTATACACTCATTTATGGGATGGCAAAGCTCAAGAAGCTTTCGAAAGAGGAAAGTCCTATGTGGATTTTGCACCGGATAGAGTTGCCATGCAAGATGCAACAGCTCAAATGGCTTTGCTTCAATTCATGCAAGCGAAAAAGAAGAAGGTTGCAGTTCCTACAACCGCTCACGCTGATCACTTAATCTTAGCAAAACTAGGAGCTGAAAAGGATTTACAGGATTCAGTAAACAAAAACAATGAAGTATTTAACTTCTTGAGTTCAGTTTGTGATAAATATGGTATTGGTTTCTGGAAACCAGGTGCTGGTATCATTCACCAAGTAGTTTTAGAAAACTATGCATTCCCTGGTGGAATGATGATAGGTACTGATTCTCACACTGTAAACGCTGGTGGATTAGGAATGGTAGCCATTGGAGTTGGTGGTGCAGATGCTGTTGATGTGATGGCCGGAATGGCATGGGAGTTAAAATTCCCAAAACTAATTGGAATTAAACTTACAGGAAAGCTTAGCGGCTGGACTTCTCCAAAAGATGTTATTCTTAAAGTTGCTGGTATTCTTACCGTAAAAGGTGGAACAGGTGCAATTGTAGAATATTTTGGAGACGGTGCTACTTCAATCTCGTGTACTGGAAAAGGAACAATATGTAACATGGGAGCTGAGATAGGTGCTACAACATCTACTTTTGGTTACGATGAATCAATGGAGCGTTATTTACGTGCTACTGACCGTAATGAAGTTGCAGATGCTGCCAATGTAGTAAAAGAGCACTTAACCGGTGATCCAGAAGTTTATGCTAATCCTGAGCAATACTTCGACGAGGTTATTGAAATAGATTTGAATACTTTGATGCCGCATATCAATGGACCATTTACTCCAGATTTGGATACTCCAGTATCTGAAATGGCTGTAAGAGCACAAAAAGAAGGATGGCCTACAAAAGTAGAATGGGGACTAATAGGTTCTTGTACTAACTCATCTTACGAAGATTTGTCGAGAGCTGCCTCAATTGCTAAACAAGCTGTAGATAAAGGGTTAAAAACAAAAGCTAAATTTGGTATCAATCCAGGTTCAGAGACTGTAAGATTTACTGCAGATAGAGATGGAATACTTGAAGTATTTACAAATCTTGATGCAACAATATTCACTAATGCTTGTGGACCTTGTATAGGACAATGGGAAAGAGTAGGTGAAGATAAAACTGCTAAGAATACTATTGTTCACTCATTCAATAGAAACTTCGCAAAAAGAGCCGATGGCAACCCAAATACGCACGCATTTGTAACATCACCTGAAATGGTTGCTGCAATTGCAATATCTGGAAATCTTGGTTTCAACCCATTGAAAGACAAATTGATCAACGATAAAGGAGAAGAAGTAATGCTTGATGAGCCTACAGGTCTTGAGCTACCTCCAAAGGGATTCTCTGTTGGTGACAATGGATTCCAAGCTCCTGCAGAAGATGGAAGCGGAATCATAGTAAAGGTAAGTCCTGAGTCTGATAGACTTCAGCTTTTAACTCCATTTGAGCCATGGGATGGTAAAAATATAGAAGGTGCAAAACTTCTTATAAAGGCTTTCGGAAAATGCACTACTGACCACATATCAATGGCTGGACCTTGGTTAAAATACCGTGGACACCTTGACAATATATCAAACAACTGTTTGATTGGAGCAGTAAACGCATATAGCAAAGAAACCAATACTGTTAAGAATCAGCTTACCAATGAGTTTGGTGAAGTGCCTGCAACAGCAAGAGCATATAAAGCCGCTGGTATACCTTCAATTGTTGTTGGAGATCATAACTACGGTGAAGGTTCTTCTCGTGAGCATGCAGCAATGGAACCACGTCACTTAGGTGTAAAGGCCGTGATTGTTAAATCATTTGCTCGTATTCACGAAACCAACCTGAAAAAGCAAGGTATGCTTGGTTTGACTTTTGCAACCGAGTCTGACTACGATCTAATCCTAGAAAACGATACATTTAACTTTATCGATTTAGTTGATTTTGCTCCAGGAAAGCAATTGACACTAGAAGTTGTACATGCTGATGGTTCAAAGGACCTTGTTAAATTGAATCATACTTACAATGAAGCCCAGATCGACTGGTACAGAGCTGGATCAGCACTTAACTTGATTGCAAGACAGAATTCGTAA
- a CDS encoding Alanine dehydrogenase — protein sequence MKIGIIREEKNPPDSRVTLSPRHCKMLLDQGFDLVVQPSQVRCFPDEYYKALGIPLAEDLSDRDIMIGVKEVPIESLIPNKTYFFFSHTIKAQSYNQPLLKAVVDKNITLMDYEVLTNERNARVIAFGKFAGMVGAHNALWTYSKKTGEFELPRMKDLYDYKAAKEVYSKIQFPNIKVVLTGTGRVAQGAAMVLNDMGFTKVRPIDYVKKEFDKPVYTQLNSFFYAKRKDGEVFDEVLDFYKNPQDYDSDFEHFLPMTDIMINGIYWDNAAPAFFTLEQMASPEFNIKVIADVTCDIAPVSSIPSTLRASTIPDPVFGFDPQSQSEVDAFQENSIDMMTVDNLPNELPRDASEAFGDMFIEHVLPELQKEQSEMLNKATIATKKDLGPHFEYLRGYLEGK from the coding sequence ATGAAAATAGGAATTATAAGAGAAGAGAAAAACCCACCAGATAGCAGAGTTACTTTAAGCCCAAGACATTGTAAAATGCTCTTAGATCAGGGCTTTGATTTAGTGGTGCAACCTTCACAAGTACGCTGCTTCCCCGATGAATATTACAAAGCACTTGGCATTCCTCTTGCTGAAGATTTGAGCGATAGGGATATCATGATTGGAGTAAAAGAGGTTCCAATAGAATCCTTAATTCCAAATAAGACCTATTTCTTCTTCTCACATACTATAAAAGCACAATCTTATAATCAACCATTACTAAAGGCTGTTGTTGACAAAAACATCACCTTGATGGATTATGAAGTCTTAACAAATGAACGAAATGCACGAGTGATTGCCTTTGGGAAATTTGCAGGAATGGTAGGTGCCCACAATGCACTCTGGACATACAGTAAAAAAACGGGGGAATTTGAATTGCCACGCATGAAAGACTTGTATGATTACAAAGCAGCAAAAGAGGTTTATTCCAAAATTCAATTCCCAAATATTAAAGTTGTTCTTACTGGAACAGGGCGTGTAGCTCAAGGTGCTGCTATGGTTTTAAATGACATGGGTTTTACCAAAGTACGACCAATAGATTATGTAAAAAAGGAATTTGACAAACCCGTTTACACCCAACTAAACAGCTTCTTTTATGCTAAAAGGAAGGACGGAGAAGTATTTGATGAAGTTTTAGATTTTTATAAAAATCCACAAGATTACGATTCTGACTTCGAGCATTTTTTGCCAATGACCGATATCATGATCAACGGGATTTATTGGGATAATGCAGCTCCCGCTTTTTTCACTTTGGAACAGATGGCAAGTCCAGAATTCAATATCAAAGTGATTGCAGATGTAACTTGTGACATTGCACCAGTGAGCTCTATTCCATCTACACTACGAGCGTCAACCATTCCAGACCCAGTTTTCGGTTTTGATCCCCAAAGCCAAAGCGAAGTAGATGCATTTCAAGAGAATTCAATAGACATGATGACCGTGGACAATTTACCAAATGAATTGCCCAGAGACGCATCAGAAGCTTTCGGAGATATGTTTATAGAACATGTTCTTCCCGAATTACAAAAAGAGCAAAGTGAAATGCTTAACAAAGCAACTATTGCGACAAAGAAAGATCTGGGACCTCACTTTGAGTATTTAAGGGGGTATTTAGAAGGGAAATAA
- a CDS encoding ribonucrease Y — MTTIIYIILAALVSLAVGFLVGKSITQKNQKNQVEEAEKQAQLIIKDAQSNAESIKRDKMLEAKENFIKLKAEFEEESNRKKNIIIQNEQKVKQLQQSASQLMEKSKREEADLEKQKEKVQDHLEILAKRKDEVEKLHQQQVTQLEKVANLTADQAKEQLVEALKAEAASNASSYIKQTIEEAKLTATKEAKKIVIGTIQRTAAEQAIENCVSVFNLESDEIKGKIIGREGRNIRALEAATGAEIIVDDTPEAIVISSFDPVRREVTRLALHRLVQDGRIHPARIEEVVNKTMKDINNEIVEIGERAVIDLGIHGLHPELIKLVGRMRFRSSYGQNLLQHSREVAKLTATMAAEMGLNVKLAKRAGLLHDIGKVYHEESDLPHALLGMELAKKYKENAEVCNAIGAHHDEIEMKYLISPIVQVCDAISGSRPGARREMMESYVQRLRDLEDLALSYSGVEKCYAIQAGRELRVIVDSDKTTDDAANQLSFDISQKIEKEMQYPGQVKVTVIREMRSVAYAK; from the coding sequence ATGACAACAATAATATACATTATCCTCGCTGCTCTAGTTAGCTTAGCTGTAGGATTTTTGGTAGGCAAAAGCATAACCCAAAAGAATCAAAAAAATCAAGTAGAAGAAGCAGAAAAGCAAGCACAACTCATTATTAAAGACGCTCAGTCAAATGCAGAAAGTATCAAAAGAGACAAGATGCTTGAAGCAAAAGAGAACTTTATTAAATTGAAAGCTGAATTTGAAGAAGAGTCAAATCGTAAGAAAAACATCATTATTCAAAATGAGCAGAAAGTAAAACAACTGCAGCAGTCGGCATCTCAATTAATGGAGAAAAGCAAAAGAGAAGAAGCGGACTTAGAAAAACAAAAAGAAAAAGTACAAGACCATTTAGAGATTCTTGCCAAGAGAAAAGACGAAGTAGAAAAACTTCACCAACAGCAAGTAACTCAATTGGAGAAAGTAGCTAACCTTACAGCCGATCAGGCCAAAGAACAACTTGTAGAAGCCTTGAAAGCTGAAGCAGCTTCAAATGCATCTTCCTATATCAAACAAACGATAGAAGAAGCTAAACTTACAGCAACTAAAGAAGCGAAGAAGATTGTTATTGGTACTATCCAGCGTACGGCTGCTGAGCAAGCAATTGAAAACTGTGTATCTGTTTTCAACCTTGAGAGCGACGAAATCAAAGGAAAGATAATTGGTAGAGAGGGAAGGAACATTAGAGCTTTAGAAGCCGCTACAGGTGCTGAGATCATCGTTGATGACACTCCCGAAGCAATTGTAATCTCAAGTTTTGACCCAGTACGTAGAGAAGTTACAAGACTTGCTCTTCACAGACTTGTTCAAGATGGCCGTATTCACCCTGCTCGTATTGAAGAAGTGGTGAACAAAACCATGAAAGACATCAATAATGAGATTGTTGAAATTGGAGAGAGAGCAGTAATTGACCTTGGCATTCACGGATTGCATCCTGAGTTAATAAAGTTAGTAGGTAGAATGCGTTTCCGTTCTTCTTATGGTCAAAACCTATTGCAACACTCAAGAGAGGTTGCAAAACTTACGGCAACCATGGCGGCAGAGATGGGCTTAAATGTGAAGCTTGCTAAAAGGGCTGGATTACTTCACGATATTGGTAAAGTGTATCACGAAGAAAGTGACCTTCCACACGCATTGTTAGGAATGGAGCTTGCCAAAAAATACAAAGAGAACGCGGAAGTATGTAATGCAATTGGTGCTCACCACGATGAGATTGAGATGAAATATTTGATCTCCCCTATTGTACAAGTATGTGATGCAATCTCAGGATCGAGACCAGGTGCCCGTCGTGAAATGATGGAATCTTATGTACAAAGATTGAGAGACTTAGAAGATCTTGCACTTAGCTATAGTGGTGTTGAAAAATGTTACGCTATACAAGCGGGTAGAGAATTAAGGGTAATTGTTGATTCTGATAAGACAACCGATGATGCTGCAAATCAGTTATCGTTTGACATCTCTCAGAAAATAGAAAAAGAGATGCAATACCCTGGACAAGTGAAAGTTACAGTCATTCGTGAAATGAGAAGTGTGGCTTACGCAAAATAA
- a CDS encoding NAD-dependent deacetylase, with product MPKKKLVVLTGAGISAESGLRTFRDSDGLWENHRVEDVATPEAWIRNPELVLRFYNQRRLDASQAKPNAAHIALADLEKDFEVYIITQNVDNLHERAGSNNVLHLHGELTKVRSVLNENLISDIGAKPIHMGDLAADGGQLRPHIVWFGEQVPMIESAAAIASEADIFAVIGTSLQVYPAAGLISYAPIHCQKFLIDKVNPQLSGAVRNLTCIIEPATVGVGMMVDRLKSLS from the coding sequence ATGCCGAAAAAGAAACTAGTTGTACTCACTGGGGCAGGAATCAGTGCCGAAAGCGGATTGAGAACTTTTAGAGATTCTGATGGACTTTGGGAAAATCATCGAGTTGAAGATGTAGCAACTCCTGAAGCTTGGATCAGAAACCCTGAATTAGTGTTAAGGTTTTATAATCAGCGAAGATTAGATGCTAGCCAAGCTAAGCCAAACGCTGCTCACATTGCTTTGGCAGACCTAGAGAAAGATTTTGAAGTTTACATTATTACTCAAAACGTAGATAACCTGCACGAACGAGCGGGAAGTAACAATGTCCTTCATTTGCATGGAGAACTCACCAAAGTTAGAAGTGTTTTGAATGAAAACTTGATATCTGATATAGGTGCTAAACCTATACATATGGGTGATTTAGCAGCAGATGGCGGGCAGTTGAGGCCTCATATAGTTTGGTTTGGAGAGCAAGTACCGATGATAGAATCTGCTGCAGCCATTGCATCAGAAGCTGATATTTTTGCGGTGATAGGAACAAGTTTGCAAGTATACCCTGCAGCAGGATTAATTTCTTACGCACCAATCCATTGTCAAAAGTTCTTAATAGATAAGGTAAATCCCCAATTGAGTGGGGCAGTTCGTAACCTTACCTGTATTATTGAACCAGCCACTGTTGGGGTTGGAATGATGGTGGATAGGTTGAAAAGCCTGAGTTAG
- a CDS encoding Por secretion system C-terminal sorting domain-containing protein, with product MKFKSLIFLFIPFLSFAQQEYSLPLFVIDTEGKTIVDEPKVMAKLKVIDNGKNKPTDIANEYDGFIGIEFRGSSSQGFPKKPFGFETWDKDGEDMEASFFGWPPEEDWILYPSYNEKSMIHNVLSMRLANEMGMYASRTKYVEVFVNGSYEGVYVLMEKIKKSDGRVDINKLKEDEESGEDLTGGYIIKIDKATGSNIGSWQSSFLNPPSSSNRSYYLYEYPSDITETQKSYIRKYFQDFEIVMSGNTLGDSTSGYHKYIDPESFIKYILINEVSKNVDGYRISTYLHKDKNGKLKAGPVWDYDIAYGNANYCEGDKPQGWAYRFNNVCTQDNWLVPFWWEKLITEPAFRKAFHKEYRLQRDNGILKTENIMALIDENANEIKDAQLRNYTRWKILGQYVWPQPEPIPTTWQGEVNELKEWLTKRLAWLDANITAEDAPLNIIEIESSQFVTYPNPFVNQLNLKLKAKENAEVNLSLINSRGKEIWSEKRNIFKGQNELSIVPNISVSQQLLILKVSTEGQVLTKRVIRN from the coding sequence ATGAAGTTCAAATCGTTAATATTTTTATTCATCCCTTTTCTTTCATTTGCCCAACAAGAGTATTCACTCCCCCTTTTTGTTATTGATACCGAGGGGAAAACGATCGTAGATGAACCCAAAGTGATGGCTAAACTGAAAGTTATTGATAATGGCAAGAATAAGCCAACTGATATAGCAAACGAGTACGATGGTTTTATTGGTATCGAATTTAGAGGTTCAAGCTCACAAGGATTCCCAAAAAAACCTTTTGGTTTTGAGACATGGGATAAGGATGGCGAAGATATGGAAGCTTCATTTTTTGGCTGGCCACCTGAAGAAGATTGGATCTTATATCCTTCCTACAATGAAAAGAGTATGATTCATAATGTGCTCAGTATGAGGCTTGCAAACGAAATGGGCATGTATGCCAGTAGAACCAAATATGTTGAAGTTTTTGTAAATGGCTCTTATGAAGGCGTATATGTTCTCATGGAAAAAATTAAAAAAAGTGATGGCAGGGTTGATATTAACAAACTGAAAGAAGATGAAGAATCCGGAGAAGATCTTACTGGAGGCTACATTATCAAAATAGACAAGGCTACAGGAAGTAATATAGGGTCATGGCAATCTAGCTTTCTCAACCCACCTTCTAGCTCAAATCGCAGTTATTATTTATACGAATACCCATCAGATATAACTGAAACTCAGAAGTCCTACATCCGGAAATACTTTCAGGATTTTGAAATTGTAATGAGTGGTAATACGCTTGGTGATTCCACTTCTGGTTATCATAAATATATAGACCCCGAGAGTTTCATTAAGTACATTTTGATTAATGAAGTCTCCAAAAATGTGGATGGCTATAGAATAAGTACTTATCTACACAAAGATAAAAACGGCAAACTAAAAGCTGGGCCAGTTTGGGATTACGACATCGCCTATGGGAATGCAAATTATTGTGAAGGAGACAAACCTCAAGGTTGGGCTTATAGGTTCAACAACGTATGTACTCAGGACAATTGGCTTGTGCCATTTTGGTGGGAAAAGTTAATTACCGAACCCGCATTTAGAAAAGCATTTCACAAAGAATATAGGCTTCAGCGAGATAATGGAATCTTGAAGACCGAAAACATAATGGCACTGATTGACGAAAATGCTAACGAAATAAAAGATGCCCAACTAAGGAATTACACCAGATGGAAAATCTTAGGTCAGTACGTTTGGCCACAACCTGAACCCATTCCAACAACTTGGCAAGGAGAAGTGAATGAACTAAAAGAATGGCTTACAAAAAGGCTCGCATGGTTAGATGCAAATATTACCGCCGAAGATGCTCCCTTAAATATCATTGAGATTGAGAGTTCTCAATTTGTTACCTACCCCAACCCTTTCGTAAATCAGCTTAATCTAAAGCTAAAAGCCAAAGAAAATGCAGAAGTCAACCTTAGCCTAATTAATAGCAGAGGAAAAGAGATTTGGAGCGAAAAAAGAAACATATTTAAAGGACAAAACGAATTAAGCATTGTACCCAATATATCAGTAAGTCAACAATTACTAATATTAAAAGTTAGTACAGAAGGGCAAGTGCTTACCAAAAGGGTGATTAGAAATTAA
- a CDS encoding DNA topoisomerase I, translating to MSKNLVIVESPAKAKTIEGYLGKDFVVKSSYGHIRDLPGKELGVDVDNNFEPKYEVSADKKKVVTELKKFAKGAEVWLATDDDREGEAISWHLKEALGLPDDTKRIVFREITKNAITKAIESPRVIDIDLVNAQQARRILDRLVGFQLSPVLWKKIRLGGGVRNLSAGRVQSVAVRIIVEREREIEAHESVSSFKIVALFEVEKGKILRAELPKNFATEEEAQDFLNDCLKGEFKINNLEVKPSKRKPAAPFTTSTLQQEASRKMGFSVSQTMTVAQKLYEAGKITYMRTDSTNLSQDAINAASAQITSAYGEEFVETRVYKTKNAGAQEAHEAIRPTDFSTQSIGGDRNLQRLYELIWKRSIASQMADAQIERTIAKVGISNRKEELTASGEVIKFEGFLKVYLESTDDEDEENKDMLPPLKVGQILDLQEMKATERYSRPPARYTEASLVKKLEELGIGRPSTYAPTISTIIKRNYVIKEDREGQPRDYKEYVLKGGAVKPNHGKENFGSEKSKLFPTNTGVIVNDYLTENFNEVLDYSFTAKVEGEFDDVADGKLTWQKMITSFYGDFHKKIDEAEGTEAERTNANELGIDPDTGKKVFAKIGKYGPYLQVGEVTDEDKPEFVSLKKGTLIGNVTFEEALAILKGPKLPLELGIYEDHALVVNEGRYGPYILHNGKYFNLEKGEDPFSVNLERAIEIIEIKRKDPSSALPRDMESYKDEPVIIGKGRFGPYIKFGKLFINIKKEDPLTIDQKRVEELIDEKIEEEAKKTIKVFPENDKVQVLNGRYGPYIKVGKRNVKIPKDQEPSELTLEQCLKLADG from the coding sequence ATGTCTAAGAATTTAGTTATTGTGGAGTCCCCAGCAAAGGCCAAAACCATTGAAGGGTATTTGGGAAAAGACTTTGTTGTGAAGTCGAGTTATGGACACATCCGCGATTTGCCAGGAAAAGAACTTGGCGTTGATGTTGATAATAATTTTGAACCAAAATACGAAGTATCTGCAGATAAGAAGAAAGTAGTAACTGAGCTTAAGAAGTTCGCAAAAGGAGCAGAAGTGTGGCTCGCGACTGATGATGACCGCGAGGGAGAAGCTATTTCTTGGCACTTAAAAGAAGCCTTGGGTTTGCCCGACGATACTAAAAGGATTGTCTTTAGAGAGATTACAAAAAATGCAATAACCAAAGCAATAGAAAGCCCAAGGGTAATTGATATTGATCTTGTAAATGCACAGCAAGCAAGAAGAATCCTTGATAGGCTAGTAGGTTTTCAGTTGTCTCCAGTACTTTGGAAAAAAATTAGACTTGGTGGTGGTGTAAGAAACCTCTCTGCCGGTAGAGTACAAAGTGTAGCGGTAAGAATAATTGTTGAAAGAGAAAGAGAAATAGAAGCTCACGAAAGTGTTTCATCATTTAAAATAGTTGCCCTTTTCGAAGTTGAAAAAGGTAAAATATTAAGAGCAGAGCTTCCTAAAAACTTTGCGACTGAAGAAGAAGCTCAAGACTTTTTGAATGATTGCCTTAAAGGTGAATTCAAAATCAATAACTTAGAGGTTAAGCCTTCTAAAAGAAAGCCAGCAGCACCTTTTACTACTTCCACACTTCAGCAAGAAGCTTCGAGGAAAATGGGTTTTTCTGTTTCACAAACAATGACAGTAGCCCAAAAGCTATACGAAGCAGGTAAGATCACTTATATGAGAACGGATTCTACGAATCTATCTCAGGATGCAATTAATGCTGCATCGGCTCAAATTACCTCAGCATATGGAGAGGAGTTTGTAGAAACTAGAGTTTATAAAACAAAAAATGCAGGAGCACAAGAAGCTCACGAAGCCATAAGACCAACTGATTTTTCTACACAAAGTATAGGTGGAGATAGAAACTTGCAAAGGCTTTATGAATTAATTTGGAAACGTTCAATTGCTTCTCAAATGGCTGATGCTCAGATAGAGCGTACCATTGCTAAAGTAGGAATAAGTAATAGAAAAGAAGAACTTACTGCTAGCGGTGAGGTAATCAAGTTTGAGGGATTTTTGAAAGTTTACCTTGAGTCTACTGATGACGAAGATGAGGAAAACAAAGACATGCTTCCACCATTGAAAGTTGGTCAAATTCTTGACTTACAAGAAATGAAAGCGACGGAGCGTTACAGTCGTCCTCCTGCGAGATACACGGAAGCGAGTTTGGTAAAGAAATTGGAAGAATTGGGTATTGGTAGACCTTCAACTTACGCACCTACAATCTCAACGATTATCAAAAGAAATTATGTAATAAAAGAAGACAGAGAAGGTCAGCCAAGAGACTATAAGGAATATGTGTTGAAGGGTGGGGCGGTTAAGCCTAACCACGGAAAGGAGAATTTTGGCTCAGAAAAGAGTAAACTTTTTCCTACCAATACAGGAGTGATTGTCAATGATTATTTGACAGAAAACTTCAATGAGGTTTTGGATTATTCCTTTACTGCCAAAGTAGAAGGGGAGTTTGACGATGTTGCTGATGGCAAGCTTACATGGCAAAAAATGATCACCAGTTTTTACGGTGATTTTCATAAGAAAATTGACGAGGCAGAAGGAACGGAAGCGGAGCGTACAAATGCCAATGAATTGGGAATTGATCCTGATACAGGAAAGAAAGTATTTGCAAAAATTGGTAAATATGGACCTTATTTACAAGTAGGCGAAGTAACGGATGAGGACAAACCTGAGTTTGTAAGTTTGAAAAAAGGAACACTGATTGGTAATGTAACTTTTGAAGAAGCCTTGGCAATTTTAAAGGGGCCAAAACTTCCATTAGAACTGGGGATTTACGAAGATCATGCTCTTGTGGTTAACGAAGGTCGATATGGTCCTTACATATTACACAATGGAAAATACTTCAACCTTGAAAAAGGGGAGGACCCATTCTCTGTAAATCTTGAAAGGGCGATTGAAATTATAGAAATAAAAAGAAAAGATCCATCAAGTGCATTACCTCGTGACATGGAAAGTTACAAGGATGAACCTGTGATTATTGGTAAAGGAAGATTTGGCCCTTATATCAAATTTGGAAAACTCTTTATCAATATCAAAAAGGAAGATCCACTTACAATTGATCAAAAAAGAGTTGAAGAACTCATTGATGAAAAGATTGAAGAGGAAGCAAAGAAGACCATTAAGGTTTTCCCCGAAAATGATAAAGTTCAAGTTTTAAATGGTCGTTACGGTCCTTATATCAAAGTAGGCAAGCGAAATGTGAAAATTCCTAAGGATCAAGAGCCTTCTGAGTTAACACTTGAGCAATGTCTTAAACTTGCCGATGGTTAA
- a CDS encoding Cell division protein ZapA: MSVNKSKVNLNIGGNHLPFVVPEAHEPLYRKAEEMINKQMAKLQNQYGDRAKAEELQGIIAVEALVDAIQAQENYEKLQKEITSQVDQLAAKLL, from the coding sequence ATGAGCGTTAATAAGTCTAAAGTCAACTTAAATATTGGAGGGAATCATCTTCCTTTTGTTGTCCCTGAGGCTCATGAACCCTTATATCGTAAAGCCGAAGAGATGATTAACAAGCAAATGGCAAAGCTTCAAAATCAATACGGCGACCGAGCAAAAGCTGAAGAACTGCAAGGTATTATAGCAGTTGAAGCTTTGGTGGATGCAATACAAGCACAAGAGAATTACGAAAAACTGCAAAAAGAAATCACCTCACAAGTGGATCAACTAGCAGCTAAGTTGCTCTAA